The window ATATAGAAGACGCCTAATTATACAAAAACTACGAACCAACCACGGACGttctaaatgtaaaattaagctttctcaatttttattttatcgcaaTATCCTGACAGGAGTATCGTCAATCATTCGCCGAATTAAACTACTTCGTGGATTTTTATCTATcggttaacgttataaatcagaCGTTAAGAACAAAGACAGGAATATGTCCAGCGAGCGTTCGACCTTTCACGTGGAATCTTCTTCCATCATGGATAACGCGCGCTTGGCAAACGAAATTACCAAGAGGAAAGGCGAGTCGAGCGAAAACGAAGTATAATCGTCGCGACGCAACAAGTTGCATCCACCATCGTCGTTTCTAATCCATTCGAGCCGGACCATCGTCGTTTCCATGCTCGGCTATTTTCTTTTCGACCTCGCTCCTCTCTTAGCTTCTTACTACCCTCGCTTTTCCTACGTCGATGTGGCACACCGTCCCACTTTGTCCGCTAACAACTCGCGGCACTTCTCTCTTCGGTTTCATTGCCGGTGCCAGCGTCTCTCAAACTATAGATATAATCGGTTAACGATACCATTGTCACGGTCATTGTTACGACCGTTCAAATCGACGACGCTCGACGTAACAAGTTGAGCGGATGGTGTTGAATACCAAAGCACTTGCTTTGAAACGTATTTCAGTGAACGATTCGATTTTATCGCCGTGGAATCGTAATCGAAACACACGGTTTCCTTTCTCGCCGTAGCTCCAATGGACGTAGAACTGAACCTGCTTAAGTTACTTTTCATATTGCTGTTGCTGTATTAGGTTCGTTTTAACGAGATGCTAATCGCTCGCTCTAATATACCCGGTAATTAAAGAAAATGGAGAAATCTTGTCGTCTTTTATCGAAGAATATTTGAGGATCACTGGTTCGTATTACATCGCACGCGTTGACTCTACTCGTACCATAACCGCGAAGAATGAAACTAAGTGCACGTGTTGATATGCGAATACCGTAAGAGTGGCCTGGACTTCCGGTTTTAACGCGTCCGCTTTCCCGATCCTAATAAATTCTCAAAAATAATATCTTACGCTTGAAACTTTAATGAAAGAGCAAAAATTCATATGACCTACGTACATGAAAATTAAATGGAACGTTGAATTTCTTTAACAAAAGCCTCCGTAGAATAGAGGATATAGATGATAAATATTGATAAGAGAAGACCCACTTACCTTTTACGATGACAACTGGTCGACTGCCAATTTTTTGTTTCCCATGGAATACATATAACGGGCGCGCTCTGTTAACCAAATTCCAGACGACAAATTGGCTGTGCTGTTTGTTGGTCGTGTGTGTCTGCCTTGTCGAAGCCAGGTACAAGATCAGAAGGCCCCAGTTATCGCCTCCGCAGCCTCCTAAACTGATGTTCAAGAAATCATGGCCGATCGCCCATAGAATCTCCGTGGGCAACACGATGCACATAAACGGAAACTTCCCGCCCAAACGAATGTCCCAGAAACCGCCTAATTATAGGTGAATGTCGGAAATTTCATCGAACACCTCGTTACTTCATCGAACGTGACTTTTTTCCGATTTGTTCTTTTATTCAAGAATTCGCAGACCACCGATGTTCAACGTGCCACCTACCATTTGGAAGAATCAAATGCCGATAAGAGCTCCTCTAAATAATCACGCGGTTCTTCCGCAACGTCCACCTGTTAAGGAGTTCCATGCCGTGAACAAAATGCCGGAATATAGTCCGGAGTACAGGCCGGAAGCCGCTGTTCTACCACCGACACACAGGGGTGGCATCGACGACGACAAAGGACCGATTCATACAATTCCTGCACCGAATCTCAGTCCCATGGACAAGCCTTTCAATAACGAAGCGAATGCAGACGAGACGTCTCGCCGTCAACAGCCAACCGATTCTACCTACAAAGTTAATCCACACGGTTGGTTTACGTTATTTTCAGCTTCGATGTTTTAGCAGTTAAACAATGGAAATCCGCTAACCAAAATCTTGGCAAAACGAATAGATCTAAGATTTTTCATTTGGTCGATTACTAGAAACGATATTTATTAGTCTTTATCGAAAAAGAAACACGATCGTAATATAcacgatatacgtatacgttAATTGTTATCGATGcatagtattatatttctaaatttacGCACTACGAGTGGATTGAAATTCTAACAttaaatatcgtatttaaataacattaaataatgtCAAAGTCTGTCtgctaattttatttttatctcttctAACTTTTTCTTTTACAATCGTGTTCTCTTCGTAGGTTCCTTATTGCCTAATTTCGATCTTGCGACCATCACGAGTTTGACACCCCAGAAGACTGTAACCAGTCCGACACCGGTGCAACACCAGTACGAAGTGACCGAAAGTAACGATATCAGTCAGAAAGAGTATCAAACTGTTCTGCCAACGTTCTTGCCCCCGGAATTTGCAACACTTTCGACATTAGTGAATCCTGACTTACAAACGAACGACGTCTACTTGAATAATCATCCAGCTTCGAATATAGGTCTTATCGGAACGAACATTCAACTCGGACAGCCGAACTTACCTATGCAAACGAATCTTCACAGTTCTCTTCACGTTGGTTTCCCTGGTACCGCTGCTCAGACTCCTTACATCATAAATCAACAAATTCCTGATCTACACGTTGGTCATCCGGCACCAGCTGGTCCTCCGCTGTCAGCCACTCAACTTTACGACCTCCTAAACAGCTTTCCCCAAAAAATGCCAGAGCAGTATCAAACAGGTATAATAGTCATCCACGATATCTCTTTTTTAGCGTTACTTTTACAGTCCAAAGTCCAGCATatcttgtttcttttcttcttcgttgatATCTACCAATTAAATGTACAAATAAACGTTTCATGTGTCGTTAACACAAATCTTGCGTTAccgtaaattaaattaaaatacgttGGAGAAAATGCTCTCTCTTTTTTCAAAACGCGAGAATTGGTATAgtaaagagaaatagaaaatctGACAAGTCACATGCATTATCCTTTATCTATATCGTACATCGATTTGACCGAAGCGCGTGGTTCAGATAACAAGATAAATCGAAACGATCGTGATTCCAGGTCAACAGCCACAACTTCAGCAGCACATACTTCAACAGCAACTCGGTCAATTCTTCCAGCCTACCGGCGTGACTGGTTTCTCGCAGCCCCAGATGCAATCGTTCAATTACGACGAGCAAGATAACAAggagcaacaacaacagcaggtCTTATTCAACCAGGATTACGCTGCTGGCAGGGTCAATACGAATTACAACGTAGGACCGGAATCACCTCTGAACGAGGAAGAGAACGCTGGCCTGCAACAGAACGAGGATCTCGCTTATATCGCCGATGGAAACGAACAATTGGAGAATAACATCGAATACGAGCAAACCAACAATCAAAAGGATCAGACGACGTACTTTAACAAAGTGGCCAACAACGATGCAATGTCGACGCAATTTTACACGACGCTGCCTAATCGAGAGGCTGCGGAAAAATTGGCAGCCCTGGCAGCTGCTGGAAACGTTAACAGTCAATTGATAGGGCAATTGCGaaagcaacagcaacaacaacaacagcagcaggaAAATGTACAGACCGATGAAACTATGCCTCCTAATCACAAGAACGAAGAATACAAAACGAACGAGCAAATCAACGACGACGGTCATTATGATCAGAATTATTATCAAGATCGAGTTCAGAATCGGCAGAAACAACGACAAAAAGAACAtgaacaacagctgcaacaataCGAGGAACGGCAGAAAGAATACGACagacaacagcaacaacaacagcaacgtCAACGACAGAATCCGTATAGCAACAAAAGACCATTGAGAATTATGGTGCCGGATGAAAATGATTATAGCAATACCGAGATACAGAATGACGAACCGAAAGAAAATACAGAAGTTGAGTACGAGTACGAAAACGACGAAGCGGATGCTGGAAATTCGCAGGCAAACGGGTCGTTCGACGGAAGAACGTCTTATGATCGATCGAATGTTGAATTTGGATCGCGTTTGAATCCAAAGGGCGGAGTATAACATTTTGTTGCGAatcattttgtatatataattggacgaaaatatttattacagttCTATTTATCGATCAGACTTATCATTTCGGGGATTTCTGTGTAATTTAGACAATGAATAGGGTTTCTCTAAAGCGGGAAATTTTATACTGTTTTTACAAAGTACGCCGACGAAACTTTCTTTTCTGAGATTACGATTTGTGgttataattagaatatttattaaattttcgtcGACGATACATTGAAAACAGTCGCGTGGAGgatagtaatttatttaatgttatttattgTCGGGCAAGTTTGTCGATGTACCCGTACTTCGTTGTAAAAAAAATGGACAAAAGATATTGCCATTGATTTAAACAAtcaatcttttatttcaattattgcgCATCACCAATCTGAATTACacttatatatgtcggagatgaaagaacaccggaaccttccctttggaactttgggaagaccccttagtattgtaatctagattccatcatagccgtattaagaaattgtcattcgatctgactgtatttattttagaCTTATGACAGTGAGCTCGGGCttgaggcgacaaccagtcgccgaacgtagctgcggtcaagggatgaacgctttGTCTAATAAAGCTACGGGGTAATAGTATAGCTCTtcttaagaaaaagaaatagttgtagcgacactcgacagtaaacatcccaacggtttctgtcccgtggttcgccacacgcagactctattcttcgagtaacatgattgccagatgtcaacgcatctccacagtatatgtttagctagcctgaggacccgttataaatcttaagatttcgttagctaaagtccttcaaacagatAAATAGTCTTTGTCCCATCTACGGGAAATATGAGAAACCTatttttccacgaacgacgcttcccactaacaactttccctcaagggcggttagcatccttctctaaccaccaacatggaaattgaccaattaacagtaacgtcaatttccctcatcCTTCGAACGAAGATCTTTCTCTatgaatccgatgatctcgtgcccttagacacacccaccatagttttcctcgacagcgtcaccgtgacggaaAGACACACTCTCTTGTTCGATCTCATCAACGATTCAAGTGTCATTcttatacgtagtgattgctccatgcattaacattgagtacaacttagacgctaaagaagagtagagttcgtcatcccgttgaccgcggattcgttattgagcctaggatcattatcattagcttctcgagtatctaattatcgcgattacttgtcatattctatcataatcatatttgcactagtaaatatctcctctattgcataatgataacgtGTAATGCcaatggggattcgtttcacgcctttaaccctaactctaatcttaacgtcaacccgacatatatatgtacatatatatcatTGAGGTAATCTATCCAATATATGGTACAGGAGTCATTTTGGTTACAAACGAAAATCTACAAATATTCTATCTTTTCGATCATCTCGTCACAccttttcatttttacaaaattagcCAATAGAACAGCCATACAGTAAAAAATACCGAAGTTAATACTATCATACTAATATTACATACGAGGAAAGGTATTCAATCCTGAAGAAGGTAAAACAAACCTCTCacgaataaaattacaaagattTTTTAAGCAGTATAGTGATTGCGTATTCACAAAATTTGAGATGACATAAACTGGCGGTAATTTACAATAGAATACTACTATGACCGATCCATAAACCACGGCTTGCCATCATTTGCCAGTCGTTTCGTAAGAATGTCGCAACCAGTTTCGGTAACTAATAGCGTGTGTTCGAATTGTGCCGACCATTGACCATCCGCGGTAACTGCTGTCCAAGTATCAGGCCACATCTCATCTCTCCATGTACCTTGAGATATCATTGGTTCTATAGTAAAACAGTGTCCCGGTTTCATAACACCCACAGCCTTGTTTTCTAAACAAAACGAAAACGAGTTAAGCTAAAACAGTTGATTTAAAGCGACAATTATAAGCAGGATATTTACTCGCATAATGAGGTACGCTTGGCGCAGTGTGGAATAAACGATGAATTCCATGACCGCAATAACTACGAACTACACTGAATCCATGCGCTTGTGCATGTTTCTgaataatatttccaatttcCCTATACTTTTCACCAGGCCGTACGATATCTATAGCTTTCGATAAACACTCGTACGTAACTTCAACTAATTTTTTCACTTCGGGTTTTACACTACCGACTAGAAACGTCTCATTTAAGTCACCATGAAATCCATTATGATATACAGTTACATCAACTGTAAGAAACAAGAATTATAATGTTATCGTGCTTGTATTAAATCCATATTTAAGAAGATATCATTATAATACCATTGCAAATATCTCCATCTTCAAGCGGCCTAGTATCAGGAATACCATGGCATATCACTTCGTTAACAGAAGTGCAACAACTAGCTGGGAATTGATAATAGTTCAGTGGAGATGGATAGCAGTCTCTTTCGATACAAGCTTCGTGAACTGCTCTATCTATCTCTGCTGTAGTAACACCTACATCACAAGCACGTGCAGCCTCGTCCAAGACTTCTCGTCCAAGCTATAGGAGTAATTCTCATTTATGTTCTCTTCttcgttaaaagaaaataaaaatatttgtataaaattagtAAGAACATTTTCTaagtataaaaaattaacacgaTCACTCCGATCGGAGTAGTCGTCAATCAACgtgttaaaaaagatattttaatatttttaataatcgttGTACCTTACAAGCTACTCGCATGCCCTCAATTTCCTCATCATCAAGGATTTTTATTTGCGCAGAACCTCGTACCGATTGCTCGCTTACAGACAAACCAGTTGGATGTGTAGCATAATCTGGACGTTTGATATGTTCGGGTACTTCCCGACGAGGTTCTCTCTTGTAAGGACGTAATTTACCGGTATAATGATAGAAAGGCCATGGGTTATACTCGTTCGAAGATTTATCTCCACCTATTCCTTCTATTAGAAACagtatttttgcattttatacGCGATCAtctaaatacgtatatatatatttgataaaatatacatttttctagcttataattataaatttattttgcattAGTACATCTACACTTTACGTAATTGTTAATTGCTAAACTCACTCGCCAATTGATGAATGACTTTGTGTGTTTTCCAGCTTCGTTTAAAACAATCCTGCAACAAAATATGAACATgctaaaatgataaaaaagtatcataataaataaacaaaaatatctaGAGAAACGCTCGAAAGATCTTTTATAAACGTACATCATTAAAACatgatatttattcattttcttacGAAAATATATTAACAGCGATACTTATATACTAAGAATGATACTATAGtcgtttcaaaaataaaatgtgcatgatcttaattattattaattaataccaTACGAGGTATATTTAAATACCTTGGTACATGTATTTATCTCTTGAACTAACCTTCAAATATATAAGGTGGTGCTTACCTGAGTACAGAAATAGGAGCCCTGTATTCCAATTTTCAGACAAGTTGGACATTGGAGGCTGGCTATAGTTTTACAGCCCGGTGTTTCACATGTACCACAAGCGAATGCcatttttgttgaaattttctTCGGAAACTATGTGTGACGTGACTCGACGAATACGACACAAACGGCAAGAAGTAATTCGAGACGTTACTGTACTGTTTTACCGATGGATTTGCTTGTTAATTCGTCATGGATGACGAAACTGCTTCTAATACAAACGAGGCTTATTTGTGATCAAAATCATAGATCTGTGACACAGATGAGGCACGGAATAGACATTGCATCTTATGGGACTCCGTGATATCACAGATGAGATACGGAATAGATCTGATATCTTATGAAACTTTGGGTTATATGTTCTAAAATACCGATCGTCCagaaaaaaagcaaaagttTTGTTACGCCCTCTACGATTTAAAACAGTCATCTGACCACATACTTGGGAAGAGAGAAAATTTTCTCTCTGACCTGACCTTAGTCAATGTACAAACAAGTGTGGTCAATGgtaaaaaagatttttttcGTGGTCGGTATTTTAGaacataaaatatgaaatcccTTATAATGTCAGGTCTATCTTGTATTGTTTTGTTCAAAATAATTCACTCACCACATCTTCTCGAGATGTCAGCTGGAATCGTCCATTGTTCGTTTTACATCTTTTCTCTAGACTATCTCTAGGATGCGAAAAAGTGAATGGTTGATATAACATGGTTCATATCATAAAACGAGTCGGTCGCATATTTTAAGCGACGACGATTGTAATGTATAGCTCGAGAGCAAAAATCCTTACGATCAGAAGAGACAAGTGTTAAGGTCTTGAATTTCGCGCGTAGAAAATGATAGGCAACTTGATGCCATAATTTTTCTATGTTTGCTACTCCTGGAAGTGATGCAGCCGGGAGTAGCTTTTTGACAGATCTGTGGTTATAGACCTCTGACCAGGTACGATAAGAGCTTCGATtcgtgtttataataaatatacatacatatttatccaATGTTTATATGCGTACATATTTCGTTTGTaggtaaatataattttgatgttCGTCGTAGTAGATGCAGAGGGCGTAGGGAACCCATGTATTTTTTGAGGTCGGTATTTCAGAGGAGGAGGTACAAAATTGCATAAGGTGTTGTTGGTGTTATATCTACGTATTTTGCCATCGTCAATGGTATAGCATTGTTTGGTTTCCTCTTGAAAATGGCTGCCGTATTGGACGAGGTCGGCAAATCTGCCGAAAAATTAGTAGATGAGGAAAAAGACGAGATCGTTGATGAAGAAGATGAAACTGGTGCAGTAGAAGcttcgaagaagaaaaaaaagaagaaaaagaagaagaaggctgGTTCGTTACTTTATAAATTGTTGGGTATTGGGTGTATAATCGTTTATGCGTATTTGGGGATTATTAGCGTGTCTTGCATTGGTTCcgactttttatttttgaaaataaacaCGGGTTCACATGCAATAAACTTTTCTTTCAACTCTTTCATGATGTTACTCTTTTACTTCTATATAGTAATTTCGTATTTACAGGGTAACTAATGAACAACATATATTACTACTAAACATGCCCATGAGCGACACAACTTGGAAATTACTATGCACATGTCTTGACTTTCTGTTATCTCACGGCTGAAGTTTgcttcatacaaaatatttcgatttcataataattcaaaCTTAAACTTATGTTATTACTCATGAcaaaaatttatgtttaaaaataattttgagacGATATTATCATTTTATGCACAGCACTGATCTTCCTGCCTTCATAAATATGTTTTAGGAGCTGGTGAAGCTAGCGCAGATGTTCCAGAAGGAGAAGAAACAAAACAAGATAATATAGAAGGTAACTTATCTCCAAATTTATATGAAAGACaatcatttatgtatataatatttaatctatGTCACATTGTAGAAGCTGATATAGATGCAACAGAAAATGATACAGAAACAGAAGATgctaagaagaaaaagaagaaacgcaaATCACGTGGAAAAACTGGAGGTCCTAAACAACAAACAGATCCTCCGACTATTCCTGTATCAGAATTTTTCCCAGATGGGAACTTTCCGATAGGGCAAATAATGGATCATCCCTCTGCTGCAGGAGTAGATAA is drawn from Bombus terrestris chromosome 12, iyBomTerr1.2, whole genome shotgun sequence and contains these coding sequences:
- the LOC100651218 gene encoding methionine aminopeptidase 1, with the translated sequence MAFACGTCETPGCKTIASLQCPTCLKIGIQGSYFCTQDCFKRSWKTHKVIHQLAKGIGGDKSSNEYNPWPFYHYTGKLRPYKREPRREVPEHIKRPDYATHPTGLSVSEQSVRGSAQIKILDDEEIEGMRVACKLGREVLDEAARACDVGVTTAEIDRAVHEACIERDCYPSPLNYYQFPASCCTSVNEVICHGIPDTRPLEDGDICNVDVTVYHNGFHGDLNETFLVGSVKPEVKKLVEVTYECLSKAIDIVRPGEKYREIGNIIQKHAQAHGFSVVRSYCGHGIHRLFHTAPSVPHYAKNKAVGVMKPGHCFTIEPMISQGTWRDEMWPDTWTAVTADGQWSAQFEHTLLVTETGCDILTKRLANDGKPWFMDRS
- the LOC100651460 gene encoding GATA zinc finger domain-containing protein 10-like, which translates into the protein MKTTNWLCCLLVVCVCLVEARYKIRRPQLSPPQPPKLMFKKSWPIAHRISVGNTMHINGNFPPKRMSQKPPNYRIRRPPMFNVPPTIWKNQMPIRAPLNNHAVLPQRPPVKEFHAVNKMPEYSPEYRPEAAVLPPTHRGGIDDDKGPIHTIPAPNLSPMDKPFNNEANADETSRRQQPTDSTYKVNPHGSLLPNFDLATITSLTPQKTVTSPTPVQHQYEVTESNDISQKEYQTVLPTFLPPEFATLSTLVNPDLQTNDVYLNNHPASNIGLIGTNIQLGQPNLPMQTNLHSSLHVGFPGTAAQTPYIINQQIPDLHVGHPAPAGPPLSATQLYDLLNSFPQKMPEQYQTGQQPQLQQHILQQQLGQFFQPTGVTGFSQPQMQSFNYDEQDNKEQQQQQVLFNQDYAAGRVNTNYNVGPESPLNEEENAGLQQNEDLAYIADGNEQLENNIEYEQTNNQKDQTTYFNKVANNDAMSTQFYTTLPNREAAEKLAALAAAGNVNSQLIGQLRKQQQQQQQQQENVQTDETMPPNHKNEEYKTNEQINDDGHYDQNYYQDRVQNRQKQRQKEHEQQLQQYEERQKEYDRQQQQQQQRQRQNPYSNKRPLRIMVPDENDYSNTEIQNDEPKENTEVEYEYENDEADAGNSQANGSFDGRTSYDRSNVEFGSRLNPKGGV